A window of Hyperolius riggenbachi isolate aHypRig1 chromosome 1, aHypRig1.pri, whole genome shotgun sequence contains these coding sequences:
- the LOC137562070 gene encoding gamma-crystallin-3-like, with translation MGKITFYEDRNFQGRSYECSSDCQDLSSYFRRCNSIKVGNGDWILYEQPNYRGHQYYLHRGEYPDFQQWMGYNDSIRSCQMSPQYQGTFRVRVYEREDFKGHMMEYSADCSNVFDSFGFHEIYSADVQGGYWMFYEEPNYRGHQYYLRPGEYRRYTDWGASSPRVGSFRRVHYYY, from the exons ATGGGGAAG ATCACCTTCTACGAGGACAGGAACTTCCAGGGACGCTCCTATGAGTGTAGCTCTGACTGCCAGGACCTGTCCTCCTACTTCAGACGCTGCAACTCCATCAAGGTTGGAAATGGAGACTGGATCCTGTATGAGCAGCCCAACTACAGAGGCCACCAGTACTATCTGCATAGAGGAGAATATCCAGACTTCCAGCAATGGATGGGCTACAATGACTCCATCAGGTCTTGTCAGATGAGCCCCCAG TACCAAGGCACTTTTAGAGTTCGGGTCTACGAGAGAGAAGACTTCAAAGGCCACATGATGGAGTACAGTGCAGATTGTTCTAATGTCTTCGACAGTTTTGGCTTCCATGAGATCTACTCTGCTGATGTTCAAGGTGGCTACTGGATGTTCTACGAGGAGCCCAACTACAGGGGGCACCAGTATTACCTGAGACCCGGAGAGTACAGGAGATACACCGACTGGGGAGCCTCAAGCCCTAGAGTTGGTTCCTTTAGACGTGTCCATTATTACTACTGA
- the LOC137561020 gene encoding gamma-crystallin-3-like: MGKIIFYEDKNFQGRSYECSSDCQDLSSYFKRCNSIRVHNGNWILYEKPNYRGHQYYLHRGDYPEFKQWMGYNDSIKSCRLSPQHNGSFRIRLSDKEDFRGHMVNFSEDCPNVHDRFGFHDIHSADVQDGYWMFYEEPNYRGRQYYLRPGEYRSYTDWGAINPKTGSFRRVHYFF; the protein is encoded by the exons ATGGGGAAG ATAATTTTCTACGAGGACAAGAACTTCCAGGGCCGATCCTACGAGTGTAGCTCTGATTGCCAGGACCTGTCCTCCTACTTCAAACGCTGCAACTCCATCCGGGTGCACAATGGGAACTGGATCCTGTATGAGAAACCCAACTACAGAGGCCACCAGTACTACCTCCATAGAGGAGACTATCCTGAATTCAAGCAGTGGATGGGCTACAATGACTCCATCAAGTCTTGTCGTCTGAGTCCTCAG CACAATGGTTCCTTCCGAATCAGGCTCAGTGACAAAGAGGACTTCAGAGGCCACATGGTTAACTTTTCTGAAGATTGTCCTAATGTCCACGACAGATTTGGCTTCCATGACATTCACTCTGCTGATGTCCAAGATGGCTACTGGATGTTCTACGAGGAGCCCAACTATAGGGGGCGCCAGTATTACCTGAGACCCGGAGAGTACAGGAGCTACACTGACTGGGGAGCCATAAACCCAAAAACTGGCTCCTTTAGACGTGTCCATTATTTCTTCTAA